Proteins encoded together in one Streptomyces sp. NBC_01216 window:
- a CDS encoding IS630 family transposase, which produces MRRLSPDAQEDLRLRVVAALESGRVATYGRAAEMFGVSERSVGTWWRAFKAGGRPALLAAERESRAGKGELLDSCARGAVLRAMRDYTPADLGQSGVMWTRASTRALIRLVCGVSMTEQGVGKWLRRHGFTPQRPARRSYRQQPAQVRAWLEEEYPAIAARARREKAELVWADQCGLRSDTAPPGRSWAPAGHTPIVRVNGRRFRVNIMSAVASRGALWFTVFPGKFTAKVFCAFLDRLAAQARRKVHVIVDRHPVHRSKAVKEWLVENAERIELHLMPGYSPELNPDALLNADLKHHIHAARATSTDDLARETRRFLHRRQRQPHIVSGYFHGRHVRYTIQ; this is translated from the coding sequence ATGCGTCGGCTGTCGCCGGATGCGCAGGAGGATCTTCGGCTGCGGGTGGTTGCGGCGCTGGAGTCGGGGCGGGTGGCGACGTACGGCCGGGCCGCGGAGATGTTCGGCGTGTCCGAAAGGTCGGTGGGCACCTGGTGGCGGGCCTTCAAGGCTGGTGGCAGGCCAGCGCTGCTGGCGGCGGAGCGTGAATCGCGGGCGGGGAAAGGCGAGTTGCTCGATAGCTGCGCACGCGGTGCGGTGTTGCGGGCGATGCGGGACTACACCCCGGCCGACCTGGGGCAGAGCGGGGTGATGTGGACCCGTGCCTCGACGAGAGCCTTGATCCGGCTGGTGTGTGGGGTGTCGATGACGGAACAGGGGGTGGGCAAATGGCTGCGTCGGCATGGCTTCACGCCGCAGCGTCCCGCCCGCCGCTCCTACCGGCAGCAGCCCGCACAGGTGCGGGCCTGGCTGGAGGAGGAGTACCCGGCGATCGCCGCACGGGCCCGACGGGAGAAGGCCGAGCTGGTCTGGGCCGACCAGTGCGGCCTGCGGTCCGACACCGCTCCGCCCGGACGCTCCTGGGCCCCCGCCGGGCACACCCCGATCGTGCGGGTCAACGGCCGCCGCTTCAGGGTCAACATCATGTCCGCGGTCGCTTCGCGGGGCGCGCTGTGGTTCACCGTCTTCCCCGGCAAGTTCACCGCGAAGGTGTTCTGCGCGTTCCTCGACCGCCTCGCCGCGCAGGCCCGCCGCAAGGTTCATGTCATCGTCGACCGGCACCCGGTCCATCGCAGCAAGGCCGTCAAGGAGTGGCTCGTCGAGAACGCCGAGCGGATCGAGCTGCACCTGATGCCCGGCTACAGCCCTGAACTCAACCCCGACGCGCTGCTGAACGCCGACCTCAAACACCACATCCACGCGGCCCGCGCCACCTCGACCGACGACCTCGCCCGCGAAACCCGCCGCTTCCTACACCGCCGACAGCGCCAACCCCACATCGTGTCCGGCTACTTCCACGGCCGCCACGTCCGCTACACGATCCAGTAG
- a CDS encoding IS256 family transposase yields the protein MHHRVSPTETIRGEIDAVFAEGRPLADCLEDVARLGARLIIQSALEAEVDEFLGRARYQRADAVQGQDQAPAADARPVPAARAGHRNGHREVTVKTTSGPVKIKKPKLRGTTEKFASRLFGATVTRTNALESLVIASFVRGLSTRDVENTLAEALGSDAALSKSTVSNICQNIRTDYDSWRQRDLSHVTLDYLFIDASHFRMHPNAPAEPVLAAWGIDTDGKPVFLGLEAAGSESHDAWADFLTGLLERGLTPPLLVISDGGAGLISASELVLGRSLRQRCLIHKCRNVTSKVSRHDLEAVKKDFWEIFDTATLGIPPGQQLVDAVQRRIDDFATKWGKAYPAAVKSLLTDRSSLTAYLRFPVEHHKRIRHSNFIERTFGETRRRVKVIGRFPGETSCVSLAFAVLDRAATGWRGFTTTPATARQLERMRRGLLHPAEAEVIHLAAPARVSLTKAA from the coding sequence GTGCACCATCGAGTATCCCCGACCGAGACCATCCGCGGCGAGATCGACGCCGTGTTCGCCGAGGGCCGGCCGCTGGCCGACTGCCTCGAGGACGTCGCCCGCCTCGGTGCCCGTCTGATCATCCAGTCCGCGCTCGAGGCCGAGGTTGACGAGTTCCTGGGCCGCGCCCGCTACCAGCGCGCCGACGCGGTCCAGGGTCAGGACCAGGCCCCGGCGGCGGACGCCCGGCCGGTGCCCGCTGCGCGGGCCGGCCACCGAAACGGTCACCGCGAGGTGACTGTCAAGACGACGTCTGGGCCGGTGAAGATCAAGAAGCCGAAGCTGCGCGGGACCACGGAGAAGTTCGCCTCGCGCCTGTTCGGGGCCACGGTGACGCGGACGAACGCGCTGGAATCCCTCGTCATCGCCTCGTTCGTGCGGGGCCTGTCCACCCGCGACGTGGAGAACACCCTCGCCGAAGCATTGGGCTCAGACGCCGCGCTGTCGAAGTCGACGGTCTCCAATATCTGCCAGAACATCCGTACGGACTACGACAGTTGGCGTCAGCGAGACCTGTCCCACGTCACGCTGGACTACCTGTTCATCGACGCCTCCCATTTCCGGATGCACCCGAACGCCCCCGCCGAACCGGTCCTCGCCGCGTGGGGCATCGACACCGACGGCAAGCCCGTCTTCCTCGGCCTGGAAGCCGCCGGCTCGGAGTCCCACGACGCCTGGGCCGACTTCCTGACCGGCCTGCTCGAGCGCGGGCTCACGCCGCCGCTGCTGGTGATATCCGACGGCGGCGCTGGACTGATCTCCGCCAGCGAGCTCGTCCTGGGCCGCAGCCTGCGCCAGCGATGCCTGATCCACAAATGCCGCAACGTCACCTCCAAGGTCAGCCGCCACGACCTGGAAGCGGTCAAGAAGGACTTCTGGGAGATCTTCGACACCGCCACACTCGGGATCCCGCCCGGCCAGCAACTGGTCGACGCCGTCCAGCGCCGCATCGACGACTTCGCCACGAAGTGGGGGAAGGCTTACCCCGCAGCCGTCAAATCCCTTCTCACGGACCGGAGTTCACTCACCGCCTACCTTCGCTTCCCCGTCGAACACCACAAGCGGATCCGCCACTCCAACTTCATCGAGCGGACCTTCGGCGAGACCCGCCGACGGGTCAAGGTCATCGGCCGCTTCCCCGGCGAGACCAGCTGCGTCTCCCTCGCCTTCGCCGTCCTCGACCGCGCCGCCACCGGCTGGCGCGGCTTCACCACCACCCCCGCCACCGCACGCCAGCTCGAACGCATGCGCCGCGGCCTGCTCCACCCCGCCGAAGCAGAAGTGATCCACCTCGCAGCACCGGCCCGCGTGTCCCTCACCAAGGCCGCGTAA
- a CDS encoding IS1380 family transposase, giving the protein MQSSHAAAKVSARFDDPNLIAYGGLAPLVRLAERCGLPGLVGEMMRLPASKNGTGSFPAAKSMALIAGMAAGADSIDDMDRLRHGAMRRLFTGVRAPSTLGSFLRSFTHGHVKQLHAVARRFLPRLAAHTPLLPGADTVAYLDLDDTIKPVHGYAKQGTGYGYNKVKGLNALIATLSTPLAAPVIAATRLRKGSVNSVRGAGSFAAEAVRTARASGATGMLTVRADAAYYAAEVIAACRALGARFSVTVRMNASVKQAIAAIDETAWTPIKYPKAVWDSEEERWISDAEIAEIEYTAFTSKPKKQQVTARLIVRRVKRLNPATVPGGQGELFTAWRYHAAFTDSTLPLIDAERDHRRHAIVEQVISELKNGPFAHAPSGSFQANAAWLALAALAFNLTRACGTLAGTFHARATCATIRDHLVNVPARLARSARRLTLHLPERWPWHDAFEALFNTLHTPPQPT; this is encoded by the coding sequence ATGCAATCTTCCCATGCCGCGGCGAAGGTCTCCGCACGGTTCGATGATCCGAATCTGATCGCGTACGGCGGGCTCGCGCCGCTGGTGCGCCTGGCCGAGCGGTGCGGCCTGCCCGGCCTGGTCGGCGAGATGATGCGGCTGCCGGCCTCGAAGAACGGCACCGGTTCCTTCCCGGCCGCCAAGTCGATGGCGCTCATCGCGGGCATGGCCGCGGGCGCGGACAGTATCGACGACATGGACCGGCTGCGGCACGGCGCGATGCGGCGCCTGTTCACCGGGGTCCGCGCCCCGTCGACCCTCGGCAGCTTCCTGCGGTCCTTCACCCACGGGCACGTGAAGCAACTGCACGCCGTCGCCCGCCGGTTCCTGCCTCGCCTGGCCGCGCACACCCCGCTGCTGCCCGGCGCCGACACGGTCGCCTACCTCGATCTGGACGACACCATCAAGCCGGTCCACGGCTATGCCAAACAGGGCACCGGTTACGGATACAACAAGGTCAAGGGCCTGAACGCGCTGATCGCGACGCTGTCCACGCCGCTGGCCGCCCCGGTGATCGCCGCAACCAGGCTGCGCAAGGGCAGCGTGAACTCGGTGCGCGGAGCCGGTTCGTTCGCCGCCGAGGCGGTCCGCACCGCCCGCGCGTCCGGTGCGACCGGGATGCTGACCGTGCGGGCGGATGCGGCCTACTACGCCGCCGAGGTGATCGCCGCCTGCCGCGCGCTCGGCGCCCGCTTCTCCGTCACGGTGCGGATGAACGCCTCCGTCAAGCAGGCCATCGCCGCTATCGACGAGACGGCCTGGACGCCGATCAAGTACCCCAAGGCGGTGTGGGACAGCGAGGAGGAACGCTGGATATCGGACGCCGAGATCGCCGAGATCGAGTACACCGCCTTCACCTCGAAACCGAAGAAGCAGCAGGTCACCGCCCGTCTCATCGTGCGACGCGTCAAGCGCCTGAACCCCGCGACCGTGCCCGGGGGCCAGGGCGAGCTGTTCACCGCCTGGCGCTACCACGCCGCGTTCACCGACAGCACGCTGCCGCTCATCGACGCCGAGCGTGACCACCGGCGCCACGCGATCGTGGAACAGGTGATCTCCGAGCTGAAGAACGGCCCGTTCGCACACGCCCCCTCGGGCAGCTTCCAGGCGAACGCCGCCTGGCTCGCGCTGGCCGCCCTCGCCTTCAACCTGACCCGCGCCTGCGGAACGCTCGCCGGCACCTTTCACGCCCGCGCGACGTGCGCGACCATCCGTGATCACCTGGTCAACGTGCCCGCCCGTCTGGCCCGTTCGGCCCGCCGGCTCACCCTGCACCTGCCCGAACGCTGGCCCTGGCACGACGCCTTCGAAGCCCTCTTCAACACCTTGCACACCCCGCCCCAACCGACCTGA
- a CDS encoding IS5 family transposase (programmed frameshift) — translation MLVVGADLSQRLVPDGLWELVAPLMPSFKCRPQGGGTAPLDERAVFTAVVYVLASGCAWRHLPETFGVSPATAHRRFTAWTRAGLWRCLHRAVLDELSARGELDWTSAIVDAASVRAKKGGSLTGPNPVDRGKKGSKLHVLSEARGIPLAVAVSGANTHDSQALKPLIRGIPAIRSRRGPRRRRPVKLRADKAYFSAHHLAWLRERGIIPRIARPGIESSERLGRHRWKIERSIAWLFGYRRLTVRYERKGSHFLAFLGLAAALTCYKKLAKLTT, via the exons ATGCTGGTCGTGGGTGCTGATCTGTCGCAGCGGCTGGTTCCTGATGGTCTGTGGGAGCTGGTCGCCCCGTTGATGCCGTCGTTCAAGTGCCGTCCGCAGGGCGGCGGGACTGCCCCGTTGGACGAGCGGGCCGTGTTCACGGCGGTGGTGTACGTCCTGGCCAGCGGGTGTGCCTGGCGGCATCTGCCGGAGACGTTCGGTGTCTCGCCCGCCACCGCGCACCGCCGGTTCACCGCGTGGACGAGGGCGGGGCTGTGGCGTTGTCTGCACCGGGCGGTCCTGGACGAGCTCAGTGCCCGGGGCGAGCTCGACTGGACCTCCGCGATCGTCGACGCCGCCTCGGTGCGGGCGA AAAAGGGGGGTTCGCTGACCGGGCCGAACCCGGTCGATCGCGGCAAGAAGGGCAGCAAACTGCACGTGCTGTCCGAGGCGCGGGGCATCCCCCTGGCCGTCGCCGTGTCCGGAGCAAACACCCACGACAGCCAGGCCCTCAAGCCGCTGATCCGAGGCATACCCGCCATCCGCTCCCGCCGCGGGCCACGCCGGCGCAGGCCGGTCAAGCTCCGCGCGGACAAGGCATACTTCTCCGCCCACCACCTGGCCTGGCTGCGCGAACGCGGAATCATCCCGCGTATCGCCCGCCCGGGCATCGAGTCGAGCGAGCGGCTCGGCCGACACCGTTGGAAGATCGAGAGGTCGATCGCCTGGCTCTTCGGCTACCGCCGCCTCACCGTCCGATACGAGCGAAAGGGCTCCCACTTCCTCGCCTTCCTCGGCCTGGCCGCCGCCCTGACCTGCTACAAGAAGCTCGCGAAACTCACCACGTGA
- a CDS encoding helix-turn-helix transcriptional regulator, with amino-acid sequence MTDLSLAPTRPIGVLRHRKDPMSSQESAKSGRNVSPDLVTGKWLTTDELAGILNVDPSTLRRWRTARPLQGPPFVPVSDRVTLYSAIDVEHWLRSRRVDPEQAA; translated from the coding sequence GTGACCGACCTGTCTCTTGCACCGACTCGCCCGATCGGCGTTCTACGCCATCGCAAGGACCCCATGTCATCCCAGGAATCCGCGAAGAGCGGACGAAACGTTTCCCCCGATCTGGTCACCGGCAAATGGCTAACGACCGATGAACTCGCAGGCATCTTGAACGTCGATCCCTCCACACTCCGTCGCTGGCGCACCGCCCGCCCCCTGCAGGGGCCGCCGTTCGTCCCTGTGTCCGATCGCGTCACCCTCTACAGCGCGATCGACGTCGAGCACTGGCTGCGCAGTCGCCGCGTCGACCCTGAACAGGCGGCCTGA